A single genomic interval of Methylobacterium bullatum harbors:
- the mscM gene encoding Miniconductance mechanosensitive channel MscM: MPIIQSLAGDAIRWLTWLPWWAQTLALVAGCCAVVLPLHGVVFRAMQRAVADRSLFWRSLVSRTHGPSRLALLIVSVTAASSAAPLSWEVRIVLNQILVVALVALAGWCCATALHIATVIYLRRFKLDAEDNLLARKHFTQMRILERAGVTLVALLTISIALMTFEPVRQYGVSLLASAGAAGLILGLAMQPVLSNLVAGIQIAITQPIRIEDAVIVENEWGWVEEINSTYVVIRLWDWRRLVLPLTYFIQKPFQNWTREGASLIGSVFLYVDHRAPVEAMRAKLSEIAAQSRLWDRNVVNLQVSDAKESVIEIRMLVSARNAPQAWDLRCEVREKMIFFLQTEHPGALPRQRAEWMQAEAAPLTGQEPERPRRAA; encoded by the coding sequence ATGCCGATCATCCAGTCGCTTGCAGGCGATGCGATCCGCTGGCTCACGTGGCTACCCTGGTGGGCGCAGACCCTTGCTCTCGTCGCCGGATGCTGTGCCGTGGTCCTCCCGCTCCATGGCGTGGTGTTCCGGGCCATGCAGCGGGCGGTGGCGGATCGGAGCCTGTTCTGGCGCTCCCTGGTCTCGCGGACGCATGGGCCGAGCCGTCTCGCGCTGCTGATCGTCTCCGTCACGGCCGCATCGTCGGCGGCTCCCCTCTCGTGGGAAGTGAGGATCGTCCTCAACCAGATCCTCGTGGTCGCCCTCGTGGCGCTGGCCGGCTGGTGCTGCGCCACTGCGCTGCATATCGCGACGGTGATCTACCTGCGCCGGTTCAAGCTCGACGCGGAGGACAACCTTCTCGCGCGCAAGCACTTCACCCAGATGCGAATCCTGGAGCGCGCCGGCGTGACGCTCGTCGCGCTGCTGACCATCTCCATCGCGCTGATGACCTTCGAGCCGGTCCGGCAATACGGCGTCAGCCTGCTCGCCTCGGCCGGGGCGGCGGGGCTGATTTTGGGTCTCGCGATGCAGCCGGTCCTCTCGAACCTCGTGGCGGGCATCCAGATCGCGATCACGCAGCCGATCCGGATCGAGGATGCGGTGATCGTGGAGAACGAGTGGGGCTGGGTCGAGGAGATCAATTCCACCTATGTGGTCATCCGCCTCTGGGACTGGCGCCGCCTCGTCCTACCGCTGACCTACTTCATCCAGAAGCCGTTCCAGAACTGGACCCGCGAGGGCGCCTCGCTCATCGGCAGCGTCTTCCTCTATGTCGATCACCGCGCGCCGGTGGAAGCGATGCGGGCGAAGCTTTCCGAGATCGCGGCGCAGTCGCGCCTGTGGGACCGCAACGTGGTCAATCTCCAGGTGTCAGACGCCAAGGAGAGCGTCATCGAGATCAGGATGCTGGTGAGCGCCCGCAACGCGCCGCAGGCCTGGGACCTGCGCTGCGAAGTGCGCGAGAAGATGATCTTTTTCCTGCAGACGGAGCATCCGGGGGCCCTGCCGCGCCAGCGGGCGGAATGGATGCAGGCGGAGGCCGCCCCCCTCACCGGGCAGGAACCGGAGAGGCCGCGCCGCGCGGCTTGA
- the ssuD_3 gene encoding Alkanesulfonate monooxygenase has translation MSDTPRFGIWAAVHGSRASHHDPDEPDDASWARNRALVLEAEALGFDSVLVAQHTANPYDDERDQLEAWTASAALAALTRRIEIIAAIKPGLYHPVVLAKMALQIEHVSEGRFALNLVNAWNKAEFERAGLPFPAHDDRYAYGQEWIGLVDRLMRGERVTHAGRHFQVEDYRLRPAGTFRPRPTIYLGGESEPARALAAERADVWFINGQPLDDVTALIADVARRPAANAPLRYGLSAFVIARETDAEAQAEHARLLALARRDEGLRNATRARTDAASVMFAKTDAAATEHVGTNGGTAAGLVGSYETVAARIRAFHDVGIDLFMLQFQPFEAEMRRFAEQILPRVR, from the coding sequence ATGAGCGACACACCCCGCTTCGGAATCTGGGCGGCCGTCCACGGCTCGCGCGCGTCCCACCACGATCCGGACGAGCCGGACGATGCCAGCTGGGCGCGCAACCGGGCCCTGGTGCTGGAGGCCGAGGCGCTCGGCTTCGACTCGGTCCTTGTGGCCCAGCACACGGCGAACCCTTACGACGACGAGCGCGACCAGCTGGAAGCCTGGACGGCCTCCGCCGCGCTCGCCGCCCTGACCCGTCGCATTGAGATCATCGCGGCGATCAAGCCCGGGCTCTACCATCCGGTCGTGCTTGCCAAGATGGCCCTGCAGATCGAGCATGTGAGCGAGGGTCGCTTCGCCCTCAACCTCGTGAATGCCTGGAACAAGGCCGAGTTCGAGCGGGCGGGCCTGCCCTTTCCGGCCCATGACGACCGCTACGCCTATGGCCAGGAATGGATCGGCCTCGTGGACCGACTGATGCGGGGCGAGCGCGTCACCCATGCGGGCCGGCATTTCCAGGTCGAGGATTACCGGTTGCGCCCGGCCGGGACCTTCCGGCCTCGGCCGACGATCTATCTCGGCGGCGAATCCGAGCCGGCCCGCGCCCTGGCGGCGGAGCGGGCGGATGTCTGGTTCATCAACGGACAGCCCCTCGACGACGTCACAGCCCTGATCGCGGACGTGGCGCGCCGGCCCGCCGCCAACGCGCCCCTGCGCTACGGCCTGTCGGCCTTCGTGATCGCCCGCGAGACGGATGCCGAGGCGCAGGCGGAGCATGCCCGGCTCCTCGCCCTGGCCCGGCGCGACGAGGGCCTACGGAATGCCACGAGAGCCCGGACCGATGCCGCGAGCGTGATGTTCGCCAAGACCGATGCGGCCGCGACCGAGCATGTCGGCACCAATGGCGGCACGGCGGCCGGGCTCGTGGGCAGCTACGAGACCGTCGCCGCGCGCATCCGCGCCTTTCATGACGTGGGCATCGACCTGTTCATGCTGCAGTTCCAACCGTTCGAGGCCGAGATGCGGCGCTTCGCCGAGCAGATCCTGCCGCGCGTGCGGTGA